taacagagagaagagggaaatACAAACAcaatagatatacaaaacatataataataataataataataataaacagtaTTCCATGCATTGTATACAGAAGCTTTTTCAATATCTTAGTATCCAGTATATAGTCTGAACTTCTGGAAGTTGGCATGGGCGGAGAAAACGGATCAATTGTGCCTCTGAAAATTGTATATAAAAAGAGTGAACACATACACTCAGGTCTTTCTTTGTGCCAACCAGGAAAAGCTGGACATTGGTAGGATCATTCTCCTTCAAGGCATCTTCAAGCCACTGCCTGTGGAACATAGCGACATTCAAATATGTTAAATAGAGTTTACAGAGCACACGTGCAGCTGAAATGCGTATTCATACTCATGTCAGTTGATTCTAATGTATTTTACCTTGTATGGCCCAAAGATGCCACATCATTTACATCAAACACAATAATAATAGCTGGAAAACAGAATTAACTTCATTAGTAAACTCAAACCTCATCAAATCTGTCCCTAAGAACATGGCAACACGTTGTAGGTCGTAATGAATGATATGGAAACATAAAAACTGTTCAAAGAGAAAGCCCTTACTCTGAGCTCCCCTGTAGTATGTGGAGGCAATACACTTGAACCTCTCCTGCCCCGCAGTGTCCCATctgtagaggagagagatatTGGTGAGTGAAGGGACACAGGTTAGCTTTGGGGATTAATACTgtagaacacaccagtagagtaagactcacaactgtaagcTGAAAGGCACCCCCAACACTTCAAATCGCTCCATCTCAAAGTCAACACCAATGGTCGCCTTGTAGTTCTTGTCAAATGCATCCTTGCAAAACCTAAAAGGCATGAATTATTAGGAAAATCTGATGACAATCTGTACTTGCAAACAACCTGTAAAAAACACAACCTACGGTATTCCAGTTGGGTGGGTGTATGCACTGCATTCCATCTGGTTATTAATTCACCAAAACGGCCCAGTTGACTCATACTGCAATCAAGTACTACGCACTAGGAGTATCCAAACTTTGCTTACCTattaatcagacaggtttttccCACGGCCAGGTCACCAACCACTATGACCTTAGCGATTTTAAACctactggaggagaaggtgacacagacagagagacaatcaAAAATCACAATGAGACAACATACCACCCTCATCCCCATAATGCAATAAGGGAACTACCTGTATTTCTTGAACATGAAATGGCTTTGTGGCCTACCCACCCTACTGTGCCAGTGCGTTGTTCCTGGCAGGCAGTCTTCACTTTGGAGTTGAACTCATCTTTAGCGTGCACAGCAGCCTTCTTACTGTAACACTAGATTAGAACATAATGAACACAGCTTCATGAGACTGGTGGTTTAAGCAGCCTAGAGGGCAAACCCAGACAGGGTAACACATTCAAATGACTGTTTGACTGCtagcatgtactgtatgatgcTTACCTGAGGAAGCTGGGCAATGATGCGGTCCCTTCGAACAGGAGGCAGCACACTCATGGATGGCACTCGGACAGACATTAGGCCAAGATAACAGTCATCAGAGGGACCTACAGCTTACAGAATGAATAAGGGGAGGGGAGATTTAGGTTTtgtcagtgcttaatttgtaaatcgggaggtgccaGAACAAAAATtgaacacatttcatgcaattctatgtcattttacatgacaggagactttagcagaatctttttttaaACCGCACAAATGA
The DNA window shown above is from Coregonus clupeaformis isolate EN_2021a chromosome 6, ASM2061545v1, whole genome shotgun sequence and carries:
- the LOC121565766 gene encoding ras-related protein Rab-34 isoform X3; this encodes MSVRVPSMSVLPPVRRDRIIAQLPQCYSKKAAVHAKDEFNSKVKTACQEQRTGTVGRFKIAKVIVVGDLAVGKTCLINRFCKDAFDKNYKATIGVDFEMERFEVLGVPFSLQLWDTAGQERFKCIASTYYRGAQTIIIVFDVNDVASLGHTRQWLEDALKENDPTNVQLFLVGTKKDLSSPAQYSQIEQDAIKLAEEIKAEYWALSSLTGENVREFFFRVASLAFEANVLAELEKSRSRHIGDVIKINSNSNNLYATSKKKQSNCCQ
- the LOC121565766 gene encoding ras-related protein Rab-34 isoform X1 translates to MDSRRGPSDDCYLGLMSVRVPSMSVLPPVRRDRIIAQLPQCYSKKAAVHAKDEFNSKVKTACQEQRTGTVGRFKIAKVIVVGDLAVGKTCLINRFCKDAFDKNYKATIGVDFEMERFEVLGVPFSLQLWDTAGQERFKCIASTYYRGAQTIIIVFDVNDVASLGHTRQWLEDALKENDPTNVQLFLVGTKKDLSSPAQYSQIEQDAIKLAEEIKAEYWALSSLTGENVREFFFRVASLAFEANVLAELEKSRSRHIGDVIKINSNSNNLYATSKKKQSNCCQ
- the LOC121565766 gene encoding ras-related protein Rab-34 isoform X2, which codes for MDSRRGPSDDCYLGLMSVRVPSMSVLPPVRRDRIIAQLPQCYSKKAAVHAKDEFNSKVKTACQEQRTGTVGFKIAKVIVVGDLAVGKTCLINRFCKDAFDKNYKATIGVDFEMERFEVLGVPFSLQLWDTAGQERFKCIASTYYRGAQTIIIVFDVNDVASLGHTRQWLEDALKENDPTNVQLFLVGTKKDLSSPAQYSQIEQDAIKLAEEIKAEYWALSSLTGENVREFFFRVASLAFEANVLAELEKSRSRHIGDVIKINSNSNNLYATSKKKQSNCCQ